GTGCGGCCGATGAAGGGGTCGTTCGCCATCATCGACGAGATGGACGACACCGAGGGCCCCGAGGCCAGCGTCACCGGTATCTGCCTGGTGCCCAGCCTGGAAGCGCTGGTGTGGTGCATGGAGAAGGTCGGTTTCCGCGACGTCGAGGTCCTGCCGCCGCCCACCGACGGCTACGAGCAGCTGGTGCACGGCAAGCGCGTGATGGTTGCTGCCCGCGCCTGAGCGCGGCCCCGCCATGGATTTCGAGCTTCTTAACACCGATGGCGCCGCGCGCCGCGGCCGCCTGACCTTCGAACGCGGCACCGTTGAAACGCCCGCGTTCATGCCCGTCGGTACCTACGGCACGGTGAAGGCGATGACGCCGGAAGACGTGCGCCAGACCGGCGCCGAGATCATCCTGGGCAACACCTTTCACCTGATGCTGCGCCCCGGCGTCGACATCATCAAAAAGCACGGTAGCCTGCACGGCTTCATGAACTGGAAGCGGCCAATCCTGACCGATTCCGGCGGCTTCCAGGTGTGGAGCCTGGCGCACAAGCGCAAGATCACCGAGGAGGGTGTGACCTTCGCCTCGCCGGTCGATGGCGCGAAGATCTTCATGGGCCCGGAGGAGTCGATGGCGGTGCAGCGGGCGCTGGGTTCCGACATCGTCATGTGCTTCGACGAGTGCACGCCGTACCCGGCCACGGAACAGCAGGCGGCCGAATCCATGCGGCTGTCGATGCGCTGGGCCAAACGCTCCAAGGCCGCGCACGGCGACAATCCCTCGGCGCTGTTCGGCATTGTCCAGGGCGGCATGCACGGCGACCTGCGGCGCGAGTCCGTCGCCGCGCTCACCGAGATCGGTTTTCCGGGCTATGCCATTGGCGGCCTGTCTGTCGGCGAGCCCGAGGACGAGCGCCTGCACGTGCTGGACGAGACCCTG
This genomic stretch from Marinihelvus fidelis harbors:
- the tgt gene encoding tRNA guanosine(34) transglycosylase Tgt, whose protein sequence is MDFELLNTDGAARRGRLTFERGTVETPAFMPVGTYGTVKAMTPEDVRQTGAEIILGNTFHLMLRPGVDIIKKHGSLHGFMNWKRPILTDSGGFQVWSLAHKRKITEEGVTFASPVDGAKIFMGPEESMAVQRALGSDIVMCFDECTPYPATEQQAAESMRLSMRWAKRSKAAHGDNPSALFGIVQGGMHGDLRRESVAALTEIGFPGYAIGGLSVGEPEDERLHVLDETLPHMPGGAPRYLMGVGRPEDIVEAVLRGVDMFDCVMPTRNARNGFYFTRRGVLKIRNARFADDTRPIDPECGCPTCASYSRAYLKHLEKCNEMLGARLATMHNLWFYQELMSGLRGAIEAGALVEHARDVLAGLSSGVE